In the Dolichospermum flos-aquae CCAP 1403/13F genome, TAGGTGATATTTCCTGACTATTCCCTTGATAAAATACTACTTGACGAGGCTTTTGAGGATTTCTTACCCCTTCTCGCCACCTTTGCTCCCACCAGTAAGCGCGCTTGAGGTCATATTCTCCATTAGGCATTTTCTGAAAATACTTGACAGTTAGAGGATAATAGGGTTCTAACTCTGCGAAAATTGATTTTTGGGGATCAATGACAGGTGGTTCTGGGTAGCAATTGGGAAAGCGACTTCTAATTTTCCGCGTTAGAGATTGGAGAATGCGTCTCTCCTGGGGAAAAGGTTTATCTCCCCAACGGAATACTTTTAGGTAAGTTGTCCGCTGCACCGACCACACAAATACAGATAGTTCTACGCTATTGGCAATGGTACTTTTAGCCGCACTTCCCAGCCGAAACCCATCTGGGGTGATGAATTTTTGACTATTTTCGACAACGAAATCTGTTTGTAGCCATTTGCTGACGGATACTGTATCGGGTGTAGGAATTTCTAAATAAAGAAGTTCTTGCATATTGTTCTGATATCTCATAACGAATCTACTCACTCAGACAGATTAAAAAAAGGCAGAAACTAGGTTAGACTCTGCGCTAATTAACTTCATAAAGATTCCATAAAGAATTTTAATGATTTATCAATTTTATTGTTCATGTTGTAAATTTCCTAAACCCATGCCATGAATTATCCTATCCCAGACAGTCCCCAAGAAATATCTGCATTAAGAAAACAGCCAGTTGATGAAGAATTAGTGGCTGCGGTAATTGCTGGTGTAATTAGAGTAGTTCGCTCTCAGGGTCAGTCTTTAGATCAATTAACTACCCAGGTATTAGCGGATGATAAAATGTTAGATAGACAACAAAGGTGCTGGTTAAGTCAGTTGGTTGCCCAAGCATGGGAAAATTTTCCTTAATGCGCTGATGATATACAAGTATGTAGACGAGAGAAGACTTCCACCCACCCCTGTCCACTGCCCAAACCGCCTAAACCTAAGAGAAACCAACCCTCATATCCAAATGCTACAGGGATGTGTGCTTTAAGGTCTTGTTTAGTTGCTGTTTTGTCAAAACTAATATTTGTATAATACAACCACTTTCCGTCTTTCCTCCATCCTACTGTGTCGCATAAGGACTGCCAAACTTTATCGTCGTACTTTTTCGTTCCCCCCAAACTTTGATAAATCTTTTTTTGGACTGAAAAACCAAGTTATCCATTACTGTAAATAGGTCAAAATTGTGTAAAGAAAAGTAAAATCTCCAAAAACTTCTTCACTCTTGCATGAGTGCCTCTTGCCTCTTCACAACGATAATTTTTAACGCCGACCTACTTATTTAACCCACAAATTATCAATAGTACACAAGTCTTCACAGGGAAAATTATTAATACTCCTAGTATCTAAATAACCCAACAAATGCGTCGGGTTGCGCTGTCGCTTAACCCGACCTACAAAAAATGGACAAGGTATTGAACGATAAATAGGGATTTCTTGGTTTACACATTAAAACGGTATTTTGTCAATAAGATTTAGATGCGTTTCCCCTGCTTCACTATCACTCCACATTCAGATATAATTTATGCTGTAATCTAAAATTAATATTGCAAAAACTACCTAAAGTTATGAAACAAAGGTTATAGAACTTATGTACTGTACAAATTAACCATCATGTGTATGAATGATATTTGGTCGTTTCAGGCTTTGCGGATGAAGTCTAGATAAATAGCGATAGCGAAGCGCTGCTGCAAGCAGTTCGCTAAAAAATCATCAAAAAATCGGGTTTAAATCCCTGAAAGTCATACCCCCTATTTGGTATTTCCTGTCAATGCCTAAGTCCTAGGTTATTTAAAGAAGTCCAGATAGGGTTGACGCAAACTGTAACTTTAGTTTTCTTTAATTTTTTCTTAACTATCAATTATTTATTTCTTAAACAATCTGGGATAAATTTGCTCTGTAGTCAAAGCTTTAGAGGTTGTTTGAAAAGTATTATATGAAACCCATAATCTCCAAAAACCTAACCCCCCTTCCCCCCTTCCCTACAAGGGAATGGGGTTTTTAAAGCCTCTCCCCTGGTAGGGGAGAGGTTTGGAGAGGGGTCTGTTTACACATTAAAAACTTTTAAAACATCCTCTTAGTCATTCTTTTTAAATCTCAAGAAAACTAAAATCCTCCTAGGGGAATAAGCAACAGCAAATCTCTAATTGCAAAAATGGAAACATTCAAATGCAATAATTTTAATAACAATGATAAACTTTTGTAGAAACTTTCCTTTGAAGATTTCCCATGAGTTTATTAGCGTTCTTTAATAAAAATAAGTAAACAAATTTAAACCAGTATCTACTAATTTTTGAACAGGAGCATGACAATGGCAACATCATTTGTACCAGCAGGCAACACAAACTATACCCTAGTTGGTACGGCAGACGATGATATTCTTGATGCCTTAACTGGAGGGGGAAATAATATCCTTCAAGGTGGTGACGGGAATGATGAGTTATTTGCCTATACTAATGATAAACTCTTTGGAGAAGCAGGAAATGATGAACTCCACTCTGAGGGTAATGGTGGCAATACCTTAGATGGTGGAGATGGTAATGATATTATTTTTGCTGACCGTAATGATACTATTTTAGGCGGCGCAGGTGATGACACAATTTTTGGTGGTCGCGGTGGCAATACTTTAACTGGTGGCACAGGTAACGATACATTCTGGCTGACTAATGCCGAATATCCCATCAGTCCAAATATCATTACAGACTTTAATCCCACAGAAGATCGGTTGCAAATTGCTTTTGATGGCATTACATTAGATAAACTCAGTTTTGTACCCCAGGGAAATGACACCCTGATCAGTATCAATAGTACACAATTGGCTATTCTTAAAAATCAAAATTATGAATTACCAATATTTACTATTACTTCAGCTTCAGCAATAGAAGGAAGTGCAATCAATTTCACTGTCACCCGCACAGGAGATAAGCAAACTACTCGCAGTGTAACTGCATCCACAGCTATTAATACAGACGATACAGCTAGTGCAAATGACTTAACTGCAAATACTCAAACTCTCACATTTGCACAGGGAGAAACTAGCAAAACCTTTACTGTACAAACAACTCAAGATAGCCTATTTGAAGGCAATGAGACTTTCACTGTGAGTTTGAGTAATCCTAGTAATGATGCAGTTGTCAGTTCCACAAATGGTACAGCTAAGGGAACAATTAATAATGATGATGCTGCACCTATATTTAGTATTGCTGCGGCTTCTGCAACAGAAGGAAGTGCCATTAATTTCACTGTCACCCGCACGGGAGATGCTCAAGCTAGTCAGAGTGTCAATGTAGCCACATCTATTGCGACAGAGGATACAGCTAGTGCCAGTGACTTAACTGCAAATACTCAGACTCTCACATTTGCCACAGGAGAAACAACTAAAACTTTCACTGTCCCAACAACTCAAGATAGCCTATTTGAAGGCAATGAGACTTTCACTGTTAGTTTAAGCAATCCTACAAATAGTGCAGTTGTCAGTTCCACCAACGCTACAGCGAAAGGAACAATTAACAATGATGATGCTGCACCTGTATTTAGTATTGCTGCGGCTTCTGCAACAGAAGGAAGTGCCATTAATTTCACTGTCACCCGCACGGGAGATGCTCAAGCACCACAAAACGTAACTGTAGCCACATCTATTGGTACTGATGATACAGCTAGTGCCAGTGACTTAACTGCAAATACTCAGACTCTCACATTTGCCACAGGAGAAACAACTAAAACTTTCACTGTCCCAACAACTCAAGATAGCCTATTTGAAGGCAATGAGACTTTCACTGTGAGTTTAAGCAATCCTAATAATGATGCAGTTGTCAGTTCCACCAACGCTACAGCGAAGGGAACAATTAACAATGATGATGCTGCACCTGTATTTAGTATTGCTGCGGCTTCTGCAACAGAAGGAAGTGCCATTAATTTCACTGTCACCCGCACGGGAGATGCTCAAGCACCACAAAACGTAACTGTAGCCACATCTATTGGTACTGATGATACAGCTAGTGCCAGTGACTTAACTGCAAATACTCAGACTCTCACATTTGCCACAGGAGAAACAACTAAAACTTTCACTGTCCAAACAACTCAAGATAGCCTATTTGAAGGCAATGAGACTTTCACTGTGAGTTTAAGCAATCCTAGTAATGGCGCAGTTGTCAGTTCCACAAATGGTACAGCGAAGGGAACAATTAACAATGATGATGCCGCACCTATAAACCAAGCTCCCACAAATATTACTCTACAAAATTCAATTACAAACCTTCCTGAAGGGACAAGTACCACAGCACGGCTCAAAGTAGCTGATATTGTTATTACGGATGATGGACTAGGAAGCAATACTATCTCTTTAACAGGTGTAGATGCTGCTAGTTTTGAGGTAGAAGGAACAGTTCTTTACATCAAAAAAGACACAAAGTTGGACTATGAAACCAAGAACAGTTATGGTGTAACAGTCAATGTTGATGATACAACCGTAGGTAATACTCCTGATGTTTTTACCAACTTCACTCTCACGGTAACAGATGTAAATTATGCTCCCGAAGTCAAACCAAATCAAATCTTTAGCTACACTGAAAACAAAACAGCAAATTTCCAAATAGGAACTGTTTTGGCTACGGATGACATAGCTGTAACAGGTTTTGCGATCGCCAGTGGAAATGATTCTGGTTTCTTTAACATTAATAATCAAGGTATAATCACCCTGACGGACAAGGGAGTAACCAGTGCGGCCAATGACTTTGAACGCAGTCCTAATGGTTTTACCTTGGGGATTATTGCTAAAGATGCAGCAGAAGCTACTTCCCAGGTTACGAATGTGACTATTAATGTTACCAATGACCCAACGGATGATAACAAAAAACCAAATCTGCAAAGCTTCACCCAAAATGGGCAAGAAGATCAAATAATAAGTTTTGGTATTGGAGACTTCAAAGACAAGGGTAAATACCAAGACGAAGACAATAATGATTTAATGGCAATTAAGGTAATAAGTTTACCAACCTCTGGAAGCCTAACTTTTGTCAATGGTCAACAAGTGATTAAGAATCAAGAGATATTAGTTAATGACCTAGCTAATGTGCGATATAATCCCGTTGTTAATGCTAATGGTAATGTTGCCACATTGACAGTAGCAGCGATTGATAATGGTACTCCAAAAGTAGAATCTGATCCTGCTACAATCACAATCAATCTGACTCCGGTAAATGATCCTCCCGTTGCACAAAATGATCAATTATCTGTCAGTCAAGGAAGTGCGGGAACTATCAACCCTTTAAACAATGATAGTGACCCTGAAGGAGATAGTTTAAAGCTCACCGGCAAAACCGACGGTAAACATGGCAAAGTGGATATCAATGGCAATAATTTGACCTATACGCTGTTAGATGGCAATTATTTGGGCAATGATGTCTTTAGTTACACTGTCTCTGATGGTGGTTTTTCCGCAAGTGCTGATGTTAGTGTGACGGTTACGGGTAAAGCTACAACTGCTACTGTAGCACCAACTCAGCTAATCTCAATTGCTCCTGTTGATAGACTGATTCCCAAGGAAGCAGGTGCATTAACTGGTATTGTCGATAAATTGGGCTACGAATTTCCTAATAACTACAACCCATCCCTTGTCAAAAACTCTCTGCAAAATGCTCTAAATCAGACCACCGCAGCTTTTAATAATCTGTTTGGTCTTTATGAGGTGGACAATGCAACGGGGTCTGTAAATGGCATTAAACCCGGGGAAAGCGGTTATGCAAAAGCCGCTTTGAGTAAGGTAGTAGATAACTTTATTGTGCGGGTAGGGGGTTCAAGTAGTGGTGCTGCGAGTGATGTCGTTGTCAGTGGTGGTAAAATCTATTCTCCCTTTGTGATTGCCAATGGTGGTAACTTCTCTGGTAATCTTCAACAAGCGATTAATGCTTTCTTTGCTGCGAACCCTAATAATAGCCCGGCTACCGCCCAAAATTACACGACTTTACCTGTAGCCTATTTTAGCTTTGGGGTAGCTAACCCGGACGGTGCGGCTCATTTGAGAAGTTTTGGGAATAACACCTTTGGTTTTGAAGATCTACCTGCGGGTGTGGGGGTAAGTGACTACGATTTTAATGATGCGGTTTTCTCTTTTGGAGCGGTCGTCTAGTTTGTCCTATTCTAGATCCTGATCATCGTCTCTGTACTTAGCCGCTAAGTTCAATTGTCAAAGCTAGTTGATAGAGATAGCGACGAGATAAACCCGTATCCTTTGCTATCTCACGACTAGCTTGAGAACGAGAAATACCCTGTTTAATCATTGATAATAGTTCGTTTTTTAATTCGGTTTCTGTGAGTTGAGGTTTACTAGGTGGATTTCCAGCTACTAAAAGAGTATATTCTCCTTGGGGTTCTTTGTCTTGGTAATGGGTAATCCCCTCGGCAATTGTTCCTCGCCAAAATTCCTCGTATAATTTAGTTAGCTCCCGTGCTATAACTAGAGAGCGATCGCTGCCTAAAACTGTCCCCAAATCTGCTAAAGTATCCCGCAATCGGTGAGGTGATTCATAGAAAACCAAAGTTCGAGATTCACCTTGCAAAGATTCCAAATATTTCTGGCGTTGTTGACTTTTAGCCGGTAAAAAACCATCAAAAATAAACCTATCTGTGGGTAATCCCGCCGCACTCAAAGCCGTAATTACAGCACTTGCACCGGGGATAGGCACAACAGTGATACCATTATCAATACAAGCCTTAATTAACTCATATCCTGGGTCAGAAATTCCCGGCATTCCCGCATCACTTACCAAAGCGATCGCTTTACCATATTGTAAATGCTCTAATAATTCAGGAATGCGACTATGACTATTATGTTCATGGTAACTAATTTGGGGAGTTTTCACCTGAAAATGCTGTAGTAATCTGCCTGTGTGGCGTGTGTCTTCTGCCGCAATCATATCCACTGCTTGCAAAATTCTCACCGCTCTAAAAGTCATATCTTCTAGATTACCAATAGGTGTAGCGACAATATAAAGTGTTCCTGGTTTTGGTTCAGTTTGCATATTAATTTCGAACACGGATTCAACGGATTAAAGGATTTCACAGATTAGATGATTTTTGAGATGATTTAATCTGTGAAATCTGTAATTTGCAGGAAAGAAGTTATCAGCTAGTTGTTAATAAACTTCTCAAACACCTCACCAAAATCTTTCCGCACATAAGTTTCATGAGCATATTTTAACCAATTAAAAGCATACTGATTAATTGATTTAAATTGCTCTTCTGAAGTTGATGTAGTTGTTGAACGACTAACTGTACTAGCTGCTGTATTTAAACTAGTTTGAGCATATTGATAATAAAGAGCATTTTCTCGTTGAATTGAGGCAATTTTCAGTAAAGCCTTGTACAAGTCTTTCAAAGGATCAATATAAATTTTAGCAACATCAATAGAATAGGATATATCCCCCATTATTAACTTGATTTCGATATCCATATCTATTGTTCCTGCGGTTTCTAGCTTCACATCCTTAATAATATGATGACTATAACTAAAACGTTTGAGTAGACGTTTTTTACTAACCGCAGAATTTCCATCTAGATGAATTAACGCTAGGTTAGTAAAACAGTATTCATCAGTTTTCGACTTAATTAAAAAATAGATCTTTTCCCCTTCTTCATGAATCACATAATCATCACTATCAACTTTATGAAAATCTTCTGGTTTGATCACAGCACCAATATCACTCAAACCTAGTGCATCCATCGCCATATTTTTGAACATGATCTTTTACTCTCTTTTAAAAAATGAGTTTTACTATTATCCCGTTGATTAGATAGCAGTGCTAATTCCTTGGTAAACTTACTTAATAGTTTAACAAGTTTACCAATTAGCAATGAGCAAATCTGGCTTATTTGTGGGTTTAATTACCTTAGATTTAATTTATCTCGCGGACTCTTCCCCCCAAAATAATCAAAAACTTGTTGCCACTGACTATACTGTAGCAGCAGGAGGACCAGCAACAAATGCCGCCGTCACCTTGAGTCATTTAGGCAACCAAGCTACAGTTTTAGGTGTATTGGGTTCCCACGATATTACACAGCTAATTCGTAGCGATTTAGAGAATTACCAAGTCGCAATTATTGACTTAGACTCCCATCGCCATACACCACCACCCGTTTCTTCAATTATTGTTACGCAAGCTACAGGAGAAAGAGCGGTAATTTCTATTAATGCCATCAAAACTCAGGCAAATATTACCTCTATCCCCGCAAATATTTTACAAAATATTGATATTGTCTTAATTGACGGACATCAAATAGAAGTTAGCAAAATCATTGCCCAAATGGCTAAAAAACAAAATATTCCCGTTGTCATTGATGGTGGTAGCTGGAAACGAGGATTTGCAGAAATATTACCTTTTGTAA is a window encoding:
- the rsmI gene encoding 16S rRNA (cytidine(1402)-2'-O)-methyltransferase — translated: MQTEPKPGTLYIVATPIGNLEDMTFRAVRILQAVDMIAAEDTRHTGRLLQHFQVKTPQISYHEHNSHSRIPELLEHLQYGKAIALVSDAGMPGISDPGYELIKACIDNGITVVPIPGASAVITALSAAGLPTDRFIFDGFLPAKSQQRQKYLESLQGESRTLVFYESPHRLRDTLADLGTVLGSDRSLVIARELTKLYEEFWRGTIAEGITHYQDKEPQGEYTLLVAGNPPSKPQLTETELKNELLSMIKQGISRSQASREIAKDTGLSRRYLYQLALTIELSG
- a CDS encoding PH domain-containing protein, with amino-acid sequence MFKNMAMDALGLSDIGAVIKPEDFHKVDSDDYVIHEEGEKIYFLIKSKTDEYCFTNLALIHLDGNSAVSKKRLLKRFSYSHHIIKDVKLETAGTIDMDIEIKLIMGDISYSIDVAKIYIDPLKDLYKALLKIASIQRENALYYQYAQTSLNTAASTVSRSTTTSTSEEQFKSINQYAFNWLKYAHETYVRKDFGEVFEKFINN
- a CDS encoding sugar kinase, which translates into the protein MSKSGLFVGLITLDLIYLADSSPQNNQKLVATDYTVAAGGPATNAAVTLSHLGNQATVLGVLGSHDITQLIRSDLENYQVAIIDLDSHRHTPPPVSSIIVTQATGERAVISINAIKTQANITSIPANILQNIDIVLIDGHQIEVSKIIAQMAKKQNIPVVIDGGSWKRGFAEILPFVNYAICSANFYPPNCKNQQDVFAYLQNFNIPHIAITQGENPIQYLNCSQFGVVNVPKIQPVDTLGAGDIFHGAFCHYILETNFIEALALAGNTATEACKYFGTRPWLNSNI